From Flaviflexus ciconiae:
GCGACAACGATGATAACGAGGGCGAGCGGGAGACCATCAGCCAACGAGTCATTAAAGTCGAGCTGAAGGGCCGCCGATCCGCCCACCCAGAACTCGAAGCCAGCATCCATGTCCCTAATGTCGAGAACGATCTGTTCCACCTCGACGCTCAGGGGATCGTCGGTCTCGAGATCCAGATTGATGAGAGCTCTATTGTTGTCACCCGTGTCCGTGTAGCTGATACGAGCATCCGGGTACTGTTCCTGAAGCTCTGCCACGAAGGCGGAGCCAGCAGTTTCTTCCTCCGAGGTGCCGGTGAGGATCTGAATCTCGGAGGTGCGGAAGGCAGGGTACTCGTTGCCGAGAATCTCGATAGCCTGGCCGGTTTCCGTGTGGGCAGGCACGTACTCGTCGTAGGAGGAACGTAGGTGCATCGACCATACGGGAATCGTCATGGCAACAAGCAGGGCGCCCAGCAGGATCAGGATGGGCCAGGGGCGGTCGTGAACGAAACGTGCGAGCTTTGAGAAGAAGCCGTGATCGGAGGCTGAATCGCCTACCGTCTTGGTGATTCGGCGAACGCCGGGGATCCTGTCGAGGACGGAGGGACGCAGCAGCTTGTTGCCGAGCAGAACGATGATTGCTGGGACGAGGGAGATGGAGGCGGCCACTGCGAACAGAACCGTGATGACGCCGCCAAGGGCGATCATGTGGAGGATTTGAGCATCCATGACTAGTAGAGCGCCAATGGAAATCGCAATCGTGAGCGCGGAGAAGAAGACCGTACGCCCGGCTGTGCCGATCGTGGTCTCGATTGCCCTGTGGCGAATATCGGAAAGCTTCTTTTGCTCTTCGGCAGAGAGCTCGTGAGGAATGTTGTTGCCGTCGGCCTCGTAGCCAATGGTGGGCAGGAGGATCTGGATTTCTTCTCGGTATCTCGACACGATGAGGAGGCCGTAGTCGATAGACAGGCCCAGGCCAATGATCGAGATGATGTTGATGACGAAGGAGTCGACCGCGGTGAACTGAGAGAGAATCCAAATTCCTCCCATGCCGAGCGCGATCGTCGAGAGTGCACCAATGAGTGGGAGGCCGGCAGCCAAGAGACCGCCGAAGACAATGATCATGATGAACAGAGCAATGGGCAGGCCGATTGACTCACCCGTGATGAGATCTTGCTGGACCTGACCGATCACGGCATCCATCGCCAGCGTCATCGACTGCTTGTAGCCCTCGATACCCGAATCGATGGCCTGGAGTTGCTCCGTCGTCGCATCGAACTCGGCCATGACCTCCTCGTGGGCCGTGTTTGCCTGTTCTTCGGTTAGGCCCTCCTCGAGTTGAACGATAATGATCTGTCCATCGCCTTCGGTCGACAGGAAGGAGGTTATGTCGATCGCCTCATCGCCCTCGGTTTCCGCTGTTCCGGCAAGAACGGATTGGAGCTGGTTATCGACTTCTTCGTTGACCTTGTCGAGCGCGGCTTGCTTCTGAGCGTCGAGCTCGGCCTGTGCGGCGGCAGCTGCCTCGGGGTCGAGCTGGGCGAGCATGTCGATCTCGGCCTGAGGTTCTTCAAAGCCTGCCTCGACCTCGGCGAGTGCAGCGCTTCGTTCCTCTTCAACCGTTGAGGCAATCTCGGAAGCGACATCCTGATAGGAGAGGACGCTCGCCACTCCCGGTTGATCTTCCAGCGCCCTGCTCAGGTCCGTGAGGACCTGAGCAACCTCGGTGTCCTGTGCCAGCTGTTCTTCGGGAACCCCGTCAAGGATGTAGAGCAGGCTTGCTCCATCGTCCTCGGTTTCTTCGTAGACCGCAGCCGATCCCGTGTTCGGAAGGACCGGATTCCCCGAACCCAGATTGTCGAAAAGGGCCTTTCCACCGAAACCGGTGAACGTCGCAGCAACCGCGAGCGCCATGAGCAACACCCAGCTCACAACGGTGGCAAGAGGGTGATGAGATATCAAACGACCGAGCTTCGAGAACACGCCTTCATTGTCTCGCAGTACCCCAGATGGGTGGGATCCTATTATCAAGATCACGACCGAAGCGGAGCAACGATCTCGGGTCGATTAAGGCAGACCGGTTGCTCGAAAACGTGACGAAGGGGTCTTCCCTGCTGGTGTTAGATCACGCGCTTGCCCAGAGCTGGGGAGTATACTCATCACTTGGTCGGATGGTGTTTTAAGCGGCAACACGTTGCTTGCGCACCATCTATCGCAATGAAACTGGGATTGAATCGAATGGTCTTGAGGTTTGACGTCAACGACGTTTTCGCAAACTGTCGGTGGAAGAGCCTAGGCTACCCAGTATGAGCAACGGTGGGAGTTTGATGATCGTCAACCTCAGAAGGAGTCCCGGTATGGTTCCGGTGCGCGCGAATCATGTTCGTCGCTTGACCGAACCGAGGAAGGTAGCAACCGAATGAGTGAACAGCCGATCCTGGTCGACGACTCGAAGTTCCTTCACCTGCACCGCCGCCCAAGCTTCACCGCATATCTGAAGTCACTGTGGGGACGCCGCCACTTCATCTGGGCCGATGCTCGCGGGCGCTCATTTGAAACCGACCGGGACTATTACCTTGGCAAGTTCTGGCTCGTTGCTTCGCCACTGCTCGACGCCGCCATGTACGGAGTTATTTTCGGTCTGCTCCTGCGCACCTCCCGAGGTATCGAGAACTACATTGGCTACCTCGTTATCGGCGTCATTTTCTTCTCGTTCCTCACGAAGTACATGACGAGCGGTGCGACACTGATCAAGTCGTCGAAGAACATGATTACGGCTTTCCAGTTCCCACGCGCGAGCCTCGTCATGTCGCAGTCGATCCGCATGGTTCTTGACTCGACCGTTCCTGCCCTCGTTGCAATTATTGCGGCCCTTTTTGCCCAGATCTCAACGCCGCCAACATTCGCGATTCTGTGGGTGATCCCGGTGTTTGCTCTCCTGCACATTTTCGGCACGGGGCTGATGTTCTTCGTAGCCCGGCTCTGCTTCCAGATCCCTGATTTGCAGGCTTTGGTTCGTATTTTCCAGCGCGGCTGGTTCTACATTTCCGGCGTATTTTTCTCGATTGAACGATTTGCGACACAGCCTCTTGTGCAGGACGTTATGACCGCGAATCCGGCCTACATGTTCCTGTCCGCCGTGCGTAACGCGGTGCTGTACGGAACGGGCCCGGGCCTGGGTGACTTCTTCATTTTGGTCGCCGTTTCATTCGGAACGTTCGGTCTTGGCATGATCTACTTCTGGCGAGGTGAGGAAAAGTATGGCGCAGTCCAGTGAGTATGCAGTCGTCGCACGCGACATTCGTAAGAGCTACATCGCCAGGGGAGCGGACCGCAGGAAGAACATCAAGTCCCGCGATATCACCGTGGAGGCTCTTAAGGGAGTTTCTTTCGCGGCACCATCCGGTGAATCCATCGGTATTCTCGGTCAGAACGGCTCGGGTAAGTCGACACTCTTAAGGTTGATTGCGGGTGGCGAGACTCCAACGTCGGGTAGCCTTCTGGTCCGTAGCCAGCCCGTCCTTCTTGGAATCAGCGCCGCACTGCAGCCCACCCTGTCGGGTGCGCGCAACGTTCGCCTGGGATGCCTCGCCATGGGAATGACTCCCGAACAGGTGGACGAGGTTTACGACGACATCGTGTCGCTGTCCGGCCTTGATGAGGACGCGATGGCACGACCCATGCAGACCTACTCGGCGGGCATGGGGTCCCGCCTGAGGTTTGCGATTGCCACGTCGATCGACCCCGATATTCTTCTTATCGACGAGGCCCTTTCTGCTGGTGACGCAGCGTTTGCAACGCGGGCGAAGCGTCGTATGGATCATCTCCTGAGCAAAGCCCACTCGATCTTCCTCGTGTCCCATGCCGCGCAGACCATTGAGGAAATGTGCACCCGCGCTATCTGGCTTCACAAGGGCGAAATCATTGCCGACGGGCCCGCCGAATCAACGGCACGCCACTACCGCCTGTGGGCATGGCGGGAAGCGAAGGACGAGTACGAAAGCGCCAACAAAATCATCGAGGACGTGAAGAAGGATTACGTGAAACCCAATATAGTCCTTGCCTCAGACGAGAAAAACCACAACGGCAAGAGGCACTAGCGAGTCTTTCGAAAGGGATTTCCAAGACTGTGTGGCTAGGGAGGTCTCGCTCTCCTGTTGTCAGTCGGTCTCGAGCTAAACCCGGGACCCACTCATAACAAGCGACCGCCTGTAGTTTTATGCCTCGTCGGCCAGACGTTCGTAGAGTACCCGGTACCGCTTTCCGTTTGCACTCCACGTGCGGGTGGCGGCAAAGTCCTTACTGAGGCTCGGATCAGCGTCCCGTGCTTGGAGGATTGCCTGGGCGAGGCTCTCACCGTTACCCGCCTCGCTGTAGGTTGAGATTCCACCTGTGACTTCCCGCAAAGCTGGCAGGTCGCTCGTGACGACGGGAACTCCGAGTGCAAGAGCAATGAGGGGCTTGATAGGTGTGACCGTGCGGGCGACGGCCGTATCGTGCCGCGGTACAGCAAACACATCGAGCGCCCCGTACCAGCGCCAGATATCCTCCGATGGCTTCCGACCGGCAAAGATCACCCGGTCCGATACGCGTAGGGTTTCGGCGAGCTTCTCGAGCTCGGGCCGAGCGGTTCCGTCTCCGACGATGAGAACCCGAGCATCCGCCGGCAGGTACTTGATGGACCGGATCAGGGTGTCGAGTCCCTCGTATCCGACAACGGCAGTGATGGCCCCAACGATGAGTCCGTCGGGCAAGCCAAGCTCTGCACGGAGCCTCGCTTTGTCAACCGGTTGGGTGAGGAGCCTGTCTTCAACTGCATTGGGGACGACAATGATGCGGCTATGGTCGACGCCGCGACTAACGAGCTGGTTAGCGGAAATCTCACTTAATGCGGCGACCCCGTGCGCAGCGGCTGCGACGCGGGCTTCCTGGGTGCGCGCTAGCCGATAGAACTCGCTCTGCTCAGCGGCTGGCTGATCTTCCTCGGGGAAGCGAGAGAGCCAGGTTTTCTCCATCTCTCCTCGCGCCTCGTACACCCACGGGATACCAAGTTCCTGTGCCGCGGCGTGAACGATTAGGCCGTTACGGAAATCTGTCGTTGTATGCAGGATTGTTGAGCCTTGCCGACGGCCAATCTCGGCCAGCATGCGTGCGCTCTTCTCGTGCCGCTCGGTGAGCTGGGCCGGGAAAATAGAGGGCAAGAGTCTCTCGTATGTGATCCCGTCGATTGTGTCGGTTGGAGACTTGGGTATCTTTCCGACGGTCACGGGGTAAGCGATCCTTGTCGTTGCCCGCACACTGACACCCTCGTTCTTGATCGAGGAAAGGACCGAGTGGGAACGCAGTGAATAGCCCGACTGGGTATGGGGCAGGGAGTTCGTGAGGAAATGGAGTGAGCGAATATCGCTACCGTCAACTCCCGTTAAAGTAGCGGTATCCAGAGGCCCTTGCTTTGTGAGCGTGCTACCGAGAAGTCCCTTGGTAGTGAGGAGCTCAAGCTCGCCCTGGATGCGCCTGCGTTGTTTACCGGTGGCGGCCTCGGTTGCCTTCGAGTATTCGCCCTTGGTGAAGAGAGTGTCTGCCGACCCTTCGGAGCCGGCCGTGTCGTGACCGCTCTTCTTGGGACGCAGGAAAGAGATGTTCAGTCTTTCTCCGACCTGACCGATGAACTTCTTCGGGTCGGTCAGGAACAGGCGTGACATCGAGGTGGCGCCGAGCGTGGAGACCTTCAGCCAATGCTTCATGAGAGAACGTTTTCTACGAGTGCGAGGAACTGGGCGGGTGCGATGGAGTTGCGCTGGGTTTCAACCCAGTCGCCGCCCCTGCTGTCAACGGATAGGAGCGAACGATCATCGATGATGCGGGACCAGATCTCAGCGAGTCCCTTCGGATCATCAGCATTGGCAACATGGCCGGCCCCGAGTGAGGAGACGATGTCGGCTGGTTCACCGTTGATGCCACCGCTGATGTGATGTCCGAGCGCCATGAGCTCGTAGAGCTTTGAGGGAACCGTGAGTGACATGGGATCCCACGAGGCCAGGTTAACAAGTGCCGTATCTGCCCACGCGTAGTGGCTACTGAGTTCTTCGGGACTGACGCGGCTCAGGAATTCAGCATTGATATTGCCGTCTTCTGCGGCCGCCTGGAGGCGCTTCTTGGCGGCGCCGCCCCCGATGAAACGGAAGTGAATGTGCTTGCTTTCGTCCTGGAGAAGACGAGCGGCCCGGATGGTGCTCCGGAGGTTTTGTGCCCGCCCCAGCGTTCCAGCGTAAACCACCCGGAGGGTGTTCTCTTCAGGAATGAGTGGCGGCTTTACTTCGGGGAGGATGTGCGGGAAAACGTTGCGCACGGTCGCCACGTGGCTGGGTGGCAGGGTGGTATGCACTGAGCTATTCAGCAGGTGCTCGCGCAGGCTATCGGTGGTGACGATGATGCCGGAAGCATTTTGCAGTGATCCCAGGATCTGGTCGCTCGTCACCTTGGCGACGAGCGAACCGGCACGGAACTTGAGGTTGCTTGTGCCACCACCCCGGACGCGCAGCGATTCATCCCAGCGGTCCGAGTACTTGAGCAGATCCGGCCAAGCGTCCCGCAGATCAATAACATAGGGGACTCCCAGTGCCTTCGCAATCAGTCTTGTGACGATTGCGGTGGGAAGCGAGGGGACCGTTCCGATGATGAGGTCGGGCTTCTCGACGTTCCTATTAAGGAACGTGAGGAGCGCAGTTGTCACCGACGTGGAAGACACGACCGCCTGGTCGAGGGCTCGTGAGACGAGCTTCTCCGAGTGCGGAAAGAACGATGTGCGGAGAATTCTCTCGCCGGCCGCGCCGTATTCGACGGTGCTTTTCTCCCAGCCCGATAGTAGCTGTCCGCCGGGGTAGTGCGGGGGAGGGACGACGGCCGTGACGTGGTGGCCCGCGTCGATCAGGATCTTAGAGAGCCACGTCCAGCGGCGCTGATGTACGCCGTTCTCCGGATACCAGCACTGCGAGAGAACAAGAATTTTCATCGGTCGGAGGAAGCCTTTTCCAGGTAGGGGCGAATCTGTTCGGCCAGCGAATCGTAAAATTCAGGAACGTAATGGAAGGGTGCCGCCCCCACCTGTGCTCCCGATCCCCAAGGATCGTGTCGGGGTCGGGTTTAATGATCGTAAAGCCCAGGTCCTCGTAGATCTTCCAGTAGGAGGGGAGGATGGCGTTTGCCCAGTCGGCGGTCTTGCCCATGCTGAGCGGAGCTTCTTCGCCGGTCTTTAGATGGGTGGCCCAGGGGGAGTGGATAACAACCGTTTTCTCGAACAGGCCCTTCTCGATGAGCTTGTCCTTCATCATCTCCGCCTGCTGCGAATAGGCGACCAGGTGCTCCGGTGTTCCAAATTCAACGAGATCCCAGTCCGTTAGCGTGTCATAGAGTCCCGTCGGAATTCCGTCGATTGAACGGGTTATGACCTCGCCGATTGGAGACACGTAAACACCGTGCCTTTCATCGACGAGGTCGATGAGGACAAGATCAATATCTTCTGCGATGAGTACTTGCTTCAGCCCGGTTCCGTAAACGTCGGACTTGTACGAGTTTAGTTGGAACGGGTGTGGAAATTCCGGGTGTTCGGGCTTGTTATCGGTGGCCGGATGGTAGTAGCTAAGAACTGACTGCCGGGCGACGTAGACCGGCACACGAGTCATGTCTGACAGCGACATTTGAATCATGTCTCGACTGACGCAACTCCCGAGTATGGCTACTCGTGCAGGCTCGTTTGCAGTCATGGGTTATTCCTTCGAAGACCAGGTCTCAGCGAGAGCTTCTCGCGATACATCCGTTACCGTTCCGCACAGCGTTTTGGTAATCCAATTTACCCTACCAACTTTACTGCTCTGCACTGGGAAACTGCTTGGTGCGCAGGTCAACATCACCATGTATCCGAACACGTTTGCCACGGGAACGCGGCTGAGACCACAGGTTGTGGGGAACGAAGCGTGCTCGCGCGTACCTGCCGGTGAGTAGCGTAGGATCGGCGGAAGAAAGCAATCATTCTTTACCGATTGCGTGAGATGTTGAAAGGCTTGTTTGGATGAGCAAGAAGAAGATCATGGTCGTTATGGGCACGCGGCCGGAAGCGATCAAGATGGCTCCCGTCATTCTCGCGATGAAGGACTCGGACGTTCTTGATCCAATCGTTGTCTCCACCGGGCAGCACCGCGAAATGCTGGATCAAGTCAACGAGGTCTTCGGCATTACTCCCGACATGGACCTCGATATTTTCGAGCCGGGCCAGTCGCTCAACGTCATGCTGTCAAAGATCATCACCGGTATCGACACTGCGATCACCGACATCGATCCGGACGCTCTCATGGTCCAGGGCGACACCACCTCGGTGTCCGGCGCGGCCATGGCAGCCTTCTACCGCTCCATCCCCGTCATCCACCTCGAGGCAGGCCTGCGCTCTGGCGACCTGTTCGATCCCTTCCCCGAAGAAGGCAACCGCCTTATCACCGGCCAGATCTCCTCGCTGCACCTGGCACCGACCGATCAAGCCAAGCAGAACCTGGTCCGCGAGCAATTCAACCCGGACAACATTGTCGTCACCGGCAACACCGTCATCGATGCACTGCTCCATGCCACGAAGGAACCCAAGCCCTTCACCGATCCGCGCGTTGCGGAACTTGCCCAGTCCGGCAGGGACATCCTGCTCGTGACTGCGCACCGCCGCGAGAACCTTGGTGAGAACATGGAATCAATCGGCAAGGCCATTGCCGAACTCGCCACCAAGTACCCCGACAAGGCAGTGCTGTTCCCGATCCACCGCAACCCAAAGGTCCGCGAGGCCGTTCTGCCCCAGATCGAGCACCTCAACAACGTGGTGTGGACCGAGCCACTTCCGTACGGCGAGTTCTGCCATGCCCTGAAGGTCTCCCACATCATCCTCACTGACTCCGGCGGCGTCCAAGAAGAAGCCCCCTCGCTCGGCAAGCCCGTCCTTGTCATGCGCAAGACCACGGAACGTCCCGAGGCAATCGAGGCCGGCAACGCCCGCCTCGTCGGTGCACACACCGACGCCATCGTCGATGCCGTCACCGAACTGGCCCAATCCCAGGATGCCTACGAGACCATGTCCCAGGCAATCAACCCGTACGGCGACGGCAAGTCCTCCGACCGCGTGGTCGCAGCCATTGCCGCTCTACTCGGCGTGGGGGAGAGACTCCCCGAATTCGAGTACACCACAGGTCACTGATATTGAGTTGAGAAGGCCGCCGGAGACTTACGATCCGGCGGCTTTCACTGAGTAGCCGGACATGGGTTCTAGCCGATCGCATGTCTTCTCAGGAGTAAAGCACGTCAAGGAGGAGCGGTCACCCATACCGATGTAAGTTGCTTCTTGTGCTCGTCCCCTGTCTTCTCAGACACGTTTACGGGAGCGGCTTCGGCGCGATCGCGGAGCTTTGGTTAAACTCGATGAGTCCGCCAACGTAGAAATCGAGTTTTCTTTTCCATGACCCAACGTGTTGAGGATTCTAACCAGCGACTGATGAGGGGATTGCCCGAACGGCGATACCTTCCTGAACTGCACGGTGTACGCGGTGTTGCCCTGCTGGGCGTCGTTCTCTTCCACCTTTTTGGCTCGGGAAAGATCTCTGGTGGCATCGATATCTTCCTTGCGATATCGGGCTTCCTCTTCACCGGAATGCTGCTACGCGAATCCGCAGCCAAGGGCGGTCCTGTTGATCTGTTCAAATATTTTGGACGGCTGTTCCGAAGAATCGTTGCACCGGCAGCAACCGTTGCTCTCGCAACGCTTGCGCTAGCGCTCGTTATCCTGCCCGTCACGCAACACCGACAGCTGTGGACCGAGGCGCGAGCCTCGATTCTCTACTTTGAGAATATTGAGCTCATCAACTCGCAGCTGACCTATGACGCTGCTGGACCTGACACGTCTCCCTTCCAACACTTCTGGTCCCTATCCGTGCAAGGGCAGTTCTATCTGGTATGGCCGTTCGTTGCCATACTTTCGGTCCTCATTGCCCGCCTGATCAAGCGGTCCGCGGCTGGCGTCATGGCGACGCTTGCGGGGCTCATCGTTGTTGTTTCCCTGGGTTATGCCATCTACGTTGGGAGCTACAACCAGGACGAGGCGTACCTCATGACGCAAACCCGCGCCTGGCAGCTCGCCTTTGGTGCCCTTATTGCGCTGGCGGGATCAAAGATCAGGCTTCCCAGGAAACTCCGGGGAGTGGGCGGTTGGCTGGGCTTTGCCCTCATTGTTAGCTGCGGATTCCTGTTGGACGGCAGGGCTCTCTTCCCGGGACCCTGGGCATTCTGGCCGATCCTCGGGCTTACCCTCGTCCTTATCTCGGCGGGCCCAGAAGGCGGCAACAAGGATCCGAAATGGTCAGCCACGTACTTCCTTACCAACAAGGTTTTTGCCTGGATTGGTGATCGTGCCTACGGCCTCTACCTGTGGCACTGGCCGCTCCTGATTTTCTACATGGAGATTGCGGACAAACAGGCAATTAACGTCATTGATGGTCTCGGCATCCTCGCCGTTTCCTTCGTGATCGCTTCGATCATGTACAAGCTCCTCGAGCAACCGCTGTCCCGAGCGACTAAAAAGGCGAATGCGCCCGGTGGCGGACGCAGGAACAAGTACACCGTTGTTGCCGGCGTCGTCACGATTGGTCTCGTTGGTGTGGGTACGACAGCGTTTGCTCCGACACCGCCCGAGCTCAAGGTTGCGTATGAGGGGTTGGACGCGGACAAGTACCCGGGTGCTGCGCAAGCTTTCCAGGATGAACCGCCTGCCGAGGAAGAAATCTTCCCGGAAGTCGAATACGCACAAGACTATATGCCAGAGTACGTTGCACGCGGCTGTCGCCAGGAAGGGAATAACGTGCCCGGCACCGATGAGGTTCTTATCTGCGAGGACGAGGATCCGCCTGCAAATCCAACGGCCACGATTGTCCTCGCTGGCGGTTCCCATGCCGGTCACTTCGAGGCGGCGTTCAAGGCTCTGGGTGACAAATACGACTGGGAAGTCATTGTGGCAATCAAATCAGGCTGTGTCTTTGGCCTTGAAGAAAACCCGGATCACTGGATGTGTGGTCAGTGGAATGAAAACTTTATTGAATGGCTCGACACCCAAGACGTCGACCTCGTTGTCACACCCGGTAGCAGGCTCTGGCAGCCCGAGAACGTTCTGGCTGACGCCCCCTACTGGTGGGAGCAGATCACCGATACGGGTGCGGATCTTCTCCTCACACGCGGAACCCCGCGAGGCATGGAGAACGTCCCCGATTGCCTTGCGTCGGGTGGCACTGCGCAAGAGTGCGGCCTCCCCAAGGCAAACATTGCCGAGGTTAACCCGCTTTTGGAAATGGACCTGCCGGAGGGCACGCACTTACTGGATCTAACCGAGTACGTGTGCCCGGCCATTGACGATGATTCAAAGGCTAACTGCGATGCTGTTGTTGGCAATCTTCTCGTCTGGTACGACACGGACCATTTCACAGTCCCGTTCTCGCAGTCGTTGGCACCAGCGATCGAAGAAGAGCTAAGCGACACCCTTCCAACCCTCTTCAGATAGGTAAGACCCTCCGATTGACGTGGGAAGTGCCCTGTCTGAGGTGTTGTCACATGCAACAGGGACCCAGATCCGCAACGACACATCGAAGCCCTGCAGGAGCCGGCCGTCGAAAGGTTACCGCCTGGGATCAGACAATGCGTGCGAGTAGGTTCTCGAAGCTCTCGATCATGGATTCAGCCGTGTAGCACTGGCGGACCCATTCTCGTCCCTTGGCTGCTAGTTGCGCGTACGACCCTGGATTTAGGAGAAGACTCAGGTCGGCGGTGGGCTCAAAACCTTGCGGCGTGAAATAGTCGCCAAAGTTCGAGTCGGCGATCGCGTCGACGTGTGATGAGGCGAAGAGGCCAACGTACTCACGTGCTCCTACACCGATGACGGGCGTTCCAACGGCAAGGCTGTGAAGAGCAGTTCGGCCCGCGGTTAGTGACACGGTCGAATGCTCGAGCTCAGCGAGCATGTCCGGAAGACTCAGCCAGCCCGATAGTCGGTAGGTAAAGCCGCTATTTCGTTCACTCAGTTCACGCAGGCGTGAATTGAAATATCCGCGTCCACTACCGTCCCCCATGATCGTTGCGTGAACGCGCTCAACACCCTGATCAGAAAGCAGTGTCACGAGATTGTCGAGCGCTTCTAGCTGCTTAAGCTTATCGATATCGAGGCGTGACGCCATGGCGATCCGTAAGACGCCTTCTTCCATCTTGTCCTCGAAGCTAACACCCGGGCGTGCTAGCTCGGACTCCGGGACGCCGTTAGGGATAACGGCGACTTGTTCGAGCGGGACGCCACCGATTTGATGGACCATCTTTGCCAGCAACCCTGTGACTGCGACCAGGGCACCGGCTTCGTCCTTCCAGGACTGCACGTAGTCAGAATAGACCCCGTGGAATGTGGCAACGAAGGGAATTCCGGTCTTCTGATACAGGTATTGGCTGACTTCACGTGACCTCATGGGAGAGGAGACGATGACGTCCCAACCGCTCTCCTGAACCCAACCAAGGCATTCGGACAGATCGCTCTCGGCAAGATCGGAACGGAGCCCCCGGGCACCAGCTTCCTTTGCTTCGTCGATGAGCCGCTGAGTGGGTGCAATCACCCCGACGGTATACCCCTTGCTGGCAAGGCCCTGGATCAGGGTGAGAGCCCACTCCTGCACACCACCCCAGGAGGACACGGTGTGCACGATAACCAGGATTCTCACTGCCCGTACCCCGCAGTCAGCTTGAGCTGCTTCAGGGTGCTTTCGATCCGTTCGTCGAAGTCAATGACTGGTACATCGTCCCGGAGATTCAGGTGCGTCGCTTGCAGGGCGGGGGCGAAGCAACTGGCGATGGCGATTGACCCGAGTGCTTCCGAGCCTTCACCGTGCAGTCTCCTCGCCTCCATAACAGCATTCGTCGTCACCGCGATATCGAAAAGGGTGGCCAGAGTTCCATTGAACTGGTCGAGCGGCAGGACCTGGAGAACGGAATCGTTGGTTTCCCGCCGCTCCATGCTCAAACTACGCGTTGTGACTTCAAGCGAACGATGGGTTTCGGGCAGGGGCTCTT
This genomic window contains:
- a CDS encoding MMPL family transporter, which translates into the protein MFSKLGRLISHHPLATVVSWVLLMALAVAATFTGFGGKALFDNLGSGNPVLPNTGSAAVYEETEDDGASLLYILDGVPEEQLAQDTEVAQVLTDLSRALEDQPGVASVLSYQDVASEIASTVEEERSAALAEVEAGFEEPQAEIDMLAQLDPEAAAAAQAELDAQKQAALDKVNEEVDNQLQSVLAGTAETEGDEAIDITSFLSTEGDGQIIIVQLEEGLTEEQANTAHEEVMAEFDATTEQLQAIDSGIEGYKQSMTLAMDAVIGQVQQDLITGESIGLPIALFIMIIVFGGLLAAGLPLIGALSTIALGMGGIWILSQFTAVDSFVINIISIIGLGLSIDYGLLIVSRYREEIQILLPTIGYEADGNNIPHELSAEEQKKLSDIRHRAIETTIGTAGRTVFFSALTIAISIGALLVMDAQILHMIALGGVITVLFAVAASISLVPAIIVLLGNKLLRPSVLDRIPGVRRITKTVGDSASDHGFFSKLARFVHDRPWPILILLGALLVAMTIPVWSMHLRSSYDEYVPAHTETGQAIEILGNEYPAFRTSEIQILTGTSEEETAGSAFVAELQEQYPDARISYTDTGDNNRALINLDLETDDPLSVEVEQIVLDIRDMDAGFEFWVGGSAALQLDFNDSLADGLPLALVIIVVAVFVLLFLMTGSLMVPLKAILLNGLSLLASLGLTIWIFQNGFFGLEVAKGLEAYVVAIALAFGFGLAMDYEVFLLARIKEYWDAGYSNDESVERGLQRSGRIITSAAAIIIAVFIGFVFGELIMVKQVGVALAIIVGLDATLVRLLLVPATMTLLGKWNWWAPKPLVKIYNKFGIHH
- a CDS encoding glycosyltransferase family 4 protein — its product is MKILVLSQCWYPENGVHQRRWTWLSKILIDAGHHVTAVVPPPHYPGGQLLSGWEKSTVEYGAAGERILRTSFFPHSEKLVSRALDQAVVSSTSVTTALLTFLNRNVEKPDLIIGTVPSLPTAIVTRLIAKALGVPYVIDLRDAWPDLLKYSDRWDESLRVRGGGTSNLKFRAGSLVAKVTSDQILGSLQNASGIIVTTDSLREHLLNSSVHTTLPPSHVATVRNVFPHILPEVKPPLIPEENTLRVVYAGTLGRAQNLRSTIRAARLLQDESKHIHFRFIGGGAAKKRLQAAAEDGNINAEFLSRVSPEELSSHYAWADTALVNLASWDPMSLTVPSKLYELMALGHHISGGINGEPADIVSSLGAGHVANADDPKGLAEIWSRIIDDRSLLSVDSRGGDWVETQRNSIAPAQFLALVENVLS
- a CDS encoding DUF6270 domain-containing protein; translated protein: MTANEPARVAILGSCVSRDMIQMSLSDMTRVPVYVARQSVLSYYHPATDNKPEHPEFPHPFQLNSYKSDVYGTGLKQVLIAEDIDLVLIDLVDERHGVYVSPIGEVITRSIDGIPTGLYDTLTDWDLVEFGTPEHLVAYSQQAEMMKDKLIEKGLFEKTVVIHSPWATHLKTGEEAPLSMGKTADWANAILPSYWKIYEDLGFTIIKPDPDTILGDREHRWGRHPSITFLNFTIRWPNRFAPTWKRLPPTDENSCSLAVLVSGERRTSAPLDVAL
- a CDS encoding glycosyltransferase family 4 protein encodes the protein MKHWLKVSTLGATSMSRLFLTDPKKFIGQVGERLNISFLRPKKSGHDTAGSEGSADTLFTKGEYSKATEAATGKQRRRIQGELELLTTKGLLGSTLTKQGPLDTATLTGVDGSDIRSLHFLTNSLPHTQSGYSLRSHSVLSSIKNEGVSVRATTRIAYPVTVGKIPKSPTDTIDGITYERLLPSIFPAQLTERHEKSARMLAEIGRRQGSTILHTTTDFRNGLIVHAAAQELGIPWVYEARGEMEKTWLSRFPEEDQPAAEQSEFYRLARTQEARVAAAAHGVAALSEISANQLVSRGVDHSRIIVVPNAVEDRLLTQPVDKARLRAELGLPDGLIVGAITAVVGYEGLDTLIRSIKYLPADARVLIVGDGTARPELEKLAETLRVSDRVIFAGRKPSEDIWRWYGALDVFAVPRHDTAVARTVTPIKPLIALALGVPVVTSDLPALREVTGGISTYSEAGNGESLAQAILQARDADPSLSKDFAATRTWSANGKRYRVLYERLADEA
- a CDS encoding ABC transporter ATP-binding protein, whose amino-acid sequence is MAQSSEYAVVARDIRKSYIARGADRRKNIKSRDITVEALKGVSFAAPSGESIGILGQNGSGKSTLLRLIAGGETPTSGSLLVRSQPVLLGISAALQPTLSGARNVRLGCLAMGMTPEQVDEVYDDIVSLSGLDEDAMARPMQTYSAGMGSRLRFAIATSIDPDILLIDEALSAGDAAFATRAKRRMDHLLSKAHSIFLVSHAAQTIEEMCTRAIWLHKGEIIADGPAESTARHYRLWAWREAKDEYESANKIIEDVKKDYVKPNIVLASDEKNHNGKRH
- a CDS encoding ABC transporter permease; amino-acid sequence: MSEQPILVDDSKFLHLHRRPSFTAYLKSLWGRRHFIWADARGRSFETDRDYYLGKFWLVASPLLDAAMYGVIFGLLLRTSRGIENYIGYLVIGVIFFSFLTKYMTSGATLIKSSKNMITAFQFPRASLVMSQSIRMVLDSTVPALVAIIAALFAQISTPPTFAILWVIPVFALLHIFGTGLMFFVARLCFQIPDLQALVRIFQRGWFYISGVFFSIERFATQPLVQDVMTANPAYMFLSAVRNAVLYGTGPGLGDFFILVAVSFGTFGLGMIYFWRGEEKYGAVQ